In a single window of the Agrobacterium vitis genome:
- a CDS encoding L,D-transpeptidase family protein, with translation MTVRTMFRSMFLSASVLALSATLSQASARDGSALQIIVSKQTQSLTVYDGDRIVASSKVSTGKEGHTTPSGIFSIIQKAKYHESNLYSNAPMPWMQRITWSGVALHESSSVPNRPASHGCVRLPGQFARELYGMTRLGAHVLISDAPVAPAPIEHPFLFSPTQQQQGPQILSDARLRGADGTSSTEPVEVAMADLPRPKPQAAIASQPPLSLLITFRGETETIHDAQLLLQDMGFETGGHDGLAGPLTRTAIQGFKRWKGLPLKGPLITPTFLSALYQSAGKPMPPSGQIYVRQAFKPVFDAPIVIDQPQKPLGTHFFAANLEIANGKAHWQVTSLQSAPAVSNSSIVIIGKGQPTTPDGLDTVLNRIHIPDDIRERIETTMTTGTVMTITDHGLGQDTVDGTDFITYLPG, from the coding sequence ATGACGGTCCGCACCATGTTTCGTTCGATGTTCCTGTCCGCTTCCGTGCTCGCGTTGAGCGCGACCCTATCGCAGGCCTCAGCCAGAGACGGCAGCGCATTGCAAATCATCGTGTCGAAACAGACGCAATCTCTCACGGTCTATGATGGAGACCGAATCGTCGCCTCTTCGAAGGTTTCAACTGGCAAGGAAGGTCATACGACGCCATCAGGCATCTTCTCGATCATCCAAAAGGCTAAATATCACGAATCCAACCTCTATTCGAATGCGCCCATGCCCTGGATGCAACGCATCACCTGGTCCGGCGTTGCCTTGCATGAATCAAGCAGCGTGCCAAACCGGCCAGCCTCACATGGCTGCGTGCGCCTGCCCGGCCAATTTGCACGTGAGCTCTATGGCATGACCCGGCTGGGTGCGCATGTGCTGATCAGCGATGCCCCGGTCGCGCCAGCTCCCATCGAGCATCCGTTTCTGTTCAGCCCGACGCAACAACAGCAAGGCCCCCAGATCCTGTCCGACGCGCGCCTGCGCGGTGCGGATGGCACCAGCAGCACAGAACCGGTGGAAGTGGCGATGGCCGATCTGCCCCGCCCCAAACCCCAGGCCGCAATTGCCAGCCAACCACCTTTGAGCCTGTTGATCACGTTTCGGGGTGAGACCGAAACCATCCATGACGCCCAACTTCTCTTGCAGGACATGGGATTTGAGACCGGCGGTCATGATGGTCTTGCCGGTCCCCTGACCCGCACGGCCATCCAGGGCTTTAAACGCTGGAAAGGCCTGCCCCTGAAGGGGCCGCTCATTACGCCGACATTCCTGAGCGCTCTCTATCAAAGCGCTGGCAAGCCGATGCCACCCTCTGGCCAAATCTATGTGCGCCAGGCATTCAAGCCGGTCTTCGACGCGCCTATTGTCATCGACCAGCCTCAAAAACCACTCGGCACGCATTTTTTCGCGGCAAATCTGGAAATTGCCAATGGGAAGGCTCATTGGCAGGTAACCAGCCTTCAGTCGGCTCCGGCAGTCTCAAATTCGTCGATTGTCATCATTGGCAAGGGGCAGCCAACCACCCCCGATGGGTTGGATACGGTTCTCAATCGCATTCACATCCCGGACGACATCCGCGAGCGTATTGAAACGACCATGACGACAGGCACCGTGATGACGATTACCGACCATGGGCTAGGCCAGGATACGGTTGACGGCACTGACTTCATCACCTACCTGCCGGGATAA